In the Desulfobacteraceae bacterium genome, AGCGTGCCGCGCTGAGGGTGACGTCGACGATGGCATCCACCCCCTTTTGGGCATAGTCCAAATGGGTGATATCGCCCGCGGCGTCGACAATCCCCTCGGCAAGGCAGAAACCTGCGGCCTGGGGAATCTCATCCCCCGGTGTGCGCATCCCCAGGGATGCGCGCCGCCCCTGGACCCGTATCAAGAGCGGGGCTTCCCCGATCAGCGTCAGGGAGGCCGCACGGATGCCATGCGCGTCGCAGTGATGGGCTTCAAAGCTGGTAAAGGGCTTCATTTCAGACTCCTTTCGATGCCCCAACGGCCGTTTTCGGATGGAAAAATCGGTCATCAGGGGTGCTCGGGCGCCAAGCCGCTCGGGGACTTCGCGCCCCGTGAGCCCCCACCCCCGGCCGGGCCGGGCGCGGACGGACGGCGGAATATTTTTCTTGACAAAATTTCGGAATTAATTACTATTTGGAGCTTTTTAGCGCATCGTCAAATTTTTATTGATCACCAATCAACCCGCGATTACGATTTTGCAGGTATCCCAAAGATATAAAGGAGGGTCAAGCCGATGTACGCTGTGGTGAATTCAGGCGGAAAGCAATACAGAACTCAGCCGGGGGAAACCTTACGGGTGGAGAAGCTGCCCGGCGAGGTCGGGACCCCCGTAACCTTCGACGTCTTGATGTACTCCGACGGCGAGAATGTCCGGATCGGCCAGCCGCTTGTGGAGAACGCCGCGGTTCACGGCCACATCGTCGAACAGGCCAAGTCTTCCAAGGTGCTGGTCTTCAAGTTCAAACGCCGCAAGGGCTATCGCCGCAAAATGGGACACCGGCAGCCTTTCACGGCGGTCAAAATCGACCGCATCGAGGTGTAGTCGCCGGTCTTCCCGTCGGATGCGCCGATGGGGCCGGGACACCATTGACGGTTCCGCAAAAAGGCCAATTTCTGCGTTGCGCTGCATCTCGAAGTCGTTGCGGCGTAAAGCATTACGCCTCACTCCCAGAGATTTGCGCGCCTTAAACTTGGCGCTTTTTTCGAAACCGTCTGGTTTTTAACTTTTTACTGCTTCATCACTACTACCATTTGCCGAAACCGCGTCCGACCGGGGACCGGTGGCAGGTCTTATAATTGAAGGAGTTTCACAATGGCACATAAAAAAGCAGGGGGCAGTTCCAAAAACGGTCGTGACAGCGCCGGTCAGCGGCGCGGAGTCAAGTGTTTCGGCGGTCAGCCGGTCAGGGCCGGCAATATCCTGGTGCGCCAGGTGGGCACCAAGATCCACCCCGGAACCAATGTTGGCATGGGCAAGGATTACACCTTGTTCGCCAAAATTGACGGGGTTGTAGCGTACGAGCGCCTGGGCCGCTCCCGAAAAAAGGTCAGCGTTTACGCAGATTGAAATTCATTGACGAGGCCACGATCAGCGTGCAGTCCGGAGACGGCGGGCGCGGCTGCGTCAGTTTTCGCCGGGAGCGCTTCATTCCCCGGGGCGGGCCGGACGGCGGCGACGGGGGAAAGGGCGGCGATGTCCTGCTGCTGGCCACTTCGCGCAAACGGACGCTCCACCATTTCAAATACCAGCACAGTTTCAAAGCCGCCAACGGCGCCGGCGGCGAGGGCGCGCAGAAAACCGGTAAAAACGGCGCAGACCTCGTCATCGAGCTTCCGCCGGGAACCCTGGTCTACGATGCCCGCACGGGAGAGCTTTTAAGGGACCTGACCGCCGACGGCGAGAATTTTCGGGTCGCCCGGGGCGGACGCGGCGGACGGGGCAACAGACGCTTCGCCACCGCCACCAACCGGGCCCCCCGTTTCGCCCAGCCCGGAGAGCCCGGCGAAGCGCACCAGCTCAAGCTGGAACTCAAGCTACTGGCCGATGTGGGAATCATCGGCCTGCCCAACGCCGGCAAATCCACCCTCATCGGCGCCATATCCGCCGCGCGCCCTAAAACCGGCAGCTATCCCTTCACCACGCTCGAACCCAACCTGGGGGTCGTCACCACCGACTGGGGCGCCCCCTTCGTGGTGGCCGACATCCCGGGGCTGATTGAAGGGGCGCACCAGGGTGCCGGTCTGGGGATTCAGTTTCTGCGGCACATTGAACGCACCCGCCTCCTGGTTCACCTGATCGACGCCGGCACCATCGATTCCCGGCAGCCGCTGAGGGACTACCACGCCATCAACGCGGAACTGCGGTCCTACAAGCCCGAACTGGCGGCCAAACCCCAGATCGTGGTGCTCAACAAGCTGGACCTGCCGGAGGCCAAGCAGAAAGCCGCGGATTTTCAACAAGCCCTGCCCGAAATCGAGATTGTGTGCATCTCGGCGGTGACCGGCGAGGGCCTCCCAGCGCTAAAATCCAAGGTCGTCTGCCTTCTGGACAAATGCGATGAACAGTTACCGTAAAGCGTGTTTCGACCGGGCCAAGCGCATCGTCGTCAAGGTCGGCAGCAATGTCCTGACCGAAGACAACGGCCTGAATCTCAGGGCGCTGCATGCCATCAGCCATCAGATCAGTCAGCTCTGCAACCGCGGGCTGGAAATCATCCTGGTTTCCTCGGGGGCGATGGCCTCCGGCATGAAGAAAGTGGGCCTCGCCCGACGCCCCGAAGCGATCCCGGAACGTCAGGCGATTGCCGCCGTGGGACAGGCCACCCTGATTCGGGAATATGAAAAGGCCTTCGAAAAGGACAACAAAAAAGTGGCCCAGATCCTGTTGACCAGCGACGGCCTGGCCAACCGCAAGCGCCACCTGAACGCCCGCAACACCATCAATACCCTGCTGGAATGGCAGATCATTCCCATCGTCAACGAAAACGACACGGTGATGGTCCAGGAGATCCAGTTTGGCGACAACGACAATCTGGCCGCCATGATCACCCTGCTGATGAACGCCGATATTCTCATCAATCTGACCGACATCGACGGTCTCTACGACAAGGACCCCCGGCGCCACCGGGATGCCGCCCTCATCCCCCAGGTAAGCACCTTCAAACGTGAGATCGAAAAATTTGCCAGCGACATTCCCGGCGCCCTGGGCACCGGCGGCATGCTCAGCAAGATCAAGGCGGCCCGCAAGCTCACCACCGCCGGGGTGCCGATGGTGATCGCGCGCGGTGAAAAACTCGACATCCTGCTGGCGCTCTTCGCAGGCGAAAACCACGGCACCTTCTTCGTTCCCAAACAGGAGAAGCTCGCCAGCCGCAAATGCTGGATCGGCTTCAACCTCAAACCCCAGGGGGCGCTGCAGATCGACGCCGGCGCAGAAGAGGCGGTCCTGCACAAGGGCAAGAGCCTTTTACCCAGCGGCATCGTCGCGGTCGAGGGCGAATTCGGCATCGGGGCGCCGGTGGAATTCAAACGGGGCAACAGCGACGTCCTGGGTATCGGCCTGGTCAACTACAACTCGGCCGACATCCGCAAGATCATGGGACTGCGCTCCAACCGGATCAAGTCGGTGCTCGGCTACAAACCCTACGACGAGGTCATCCACCGCGACAACCTGGCGCTTACCGGCGAATTCGCGCTCTGAAGGCCCGCCGCCCACACAACCCGCACC is a window encoding:
- the rpmA gene encoding 50S ribosomal protein L27, which codes for MAHKKAGGSSKNGRDSAGQRRGVKCFGGQPVRAGNILVRQVGTKIHPGTNVGMGKDYTLFAKIDGVVAYERLGRSRKKVSVYAD
- the rplU gene encoding 50S ribosomal protein L21; its protein translation is MYAVVNSGGKQYRTQPGETLRVEKLPGEVGTPVTFDVLMYSDGENVRIGQPLVENAAVHGHIVEQAKSSKVLVFKFKRRKGYRRKMGHRQPFTAVKIDRIEV
- the obgE gene encoding GTPase ObgE, yielding MKFIDEATISVQSGDGGRGCVSFRRERFIPRGGPDGGDGGKGGDVLLLATSRKRTLHHFKYQHSFKAANGAGGEGAQKTGKNGADLVIELPPGTLVYDARTGELLRDLTADGENFRVARGGRGGRGNRRFATATNRAPRFAQPGEPGEAHQLKLELKLLADVGIIGLPNAGKSTLIGAISAARPKTGSYPFTTLEPNLGVVTTDWGAPFVVADIPGLIEGAHQGAGLGIQFLRHIERTRLLVHLIDAGTIDSRQPLRDYHAINAELRSYKPELAAKPQIVVLNKLDLPEAKQKAADFQQALPEIEIVCISAVTGEGLPALKSKVVCLLDKCDEQLP
- the proB gene encoding glutamate 5-kinase; this translates as MNSYRKACFDRAKRIVVKVGSNVLTEDNGLNLRALHAISHQISQLCNRGLEIILVSSGAMASGMKKVGLARRPEAIPERQAIAAVGQATLIREYEKAFEKDNKKVAQILLTSDGLANRKRHLNARNTINTLLEWQIIPIVNENDTVMVQEIQFGDNDNLAAMITLLMNADILINLTDIDGLYDKDPRRHRDAALIPQVSTFKREIEKFASDIPGALGTGGMLSKIKAARKLTTAGVPMVIARGEKLDILLALFAGENHGTFFVPKQEKLASRKCWIGFNLKPQGALQIDAGAEEAVLHKGKSLLPSGIVAVEGEFGIGAPVEFKRGNSDVLGIGLVNYNSADIRKIMGLRSNRIKSVLGYKPYDEVIHRDNLALTGEFAL